One part of the Arthrobacter tumbae genome encodes these proteins:
- a CDS encoding glycosyltransferase family 4 protein, whose protein sequence is MRVAVVAESFLPHMNGVTHSLLKVLAHLRSRGDDAVVIAPSSSWLDRPSWVNSEAPASVEGYPVVTLPSVPLTGYANVRLAAGTVSRVRRILAAFAPDVVHVASPFVLGWRAVQAAEQLGLPTVSVYQTEIPAYAARYGVPWAENLLWQRVENIHHASTLTLAPSSFALNQLDFRGIPRLRLWRRGVDTARFHPAKRDGGWRHSVAPAGSRIIGYVGRLAAEKQVEDLAGLDAVPATKLVIVGSGPAKESLQQKLPGAHFAGFESGDALARMMASFDLFVHPGESETFCQTIQEAMASGVPVVAVARGGPLDLVDSSRTGWLYPPGELDQLHAGVMDLLGDDTKRRAFGRAAYSAVQGRTWPVLCEQLMSYYAEAIEVQRRVPVNRRGFTPVR, encoded by the coding sequence GTGAGAGTCGCAGTGGTCGCCGAGTCGTTCCTTCCGCACATGAACGGGGTGACCCACTCGCTGCTGAAGGTGCTCGCCCACCTTCGAAGCCGGGGTGACGATGCAGTGGTGATCGCGCCGTCGTCGTCGTGGTTGGACAGGCCGTCCTGGGTCAATTCAGAGGCGCCGGCCTCAGTGGAGGGCTATCCGGTGGTCACGTTGCCGTCGGTGCCACTCACCGGATACGCCAACGTGCGGCTGGCCGCAGGGACGGTCTCCAGGGTGCGGCGGATCCTCGCCGCCTTTGCACCGGACGTGGTCCACGTGGCCTCGCCCTTTGTGCTGGGGTGGCGCGCGGTTCAGGCCGCCGAGCAGCTCGGTCTCCCCACCGTTTCCGTCTACCAGACCGAAATTCCCGCCTACGCTGCCCGGTACGGCGTTCCCTGGGCCGAGAACCTGCTGTGGCAGCGGGTCGAGAACATCCATCACGCGTCGACGCTCACGCTTGCGCCGTCGTCGTTCGCGCTGAATCAGCTGGACTTCCGCGGTATTCCCAGGCTGCGGCTGTGGCGCCGCGGCGTCGATACAGCTCGCTTCCACCCCGCGAAGCGCGACGGCGGCTGGCGGCATTCCGTGGCGCCAGCCGGTTCCAGGATTATCGGCTACGTCGGTCGCCTCGCCGCCGAGAAGCAGGTTGAGGACCTCGCGGGTCTCGACGCTGTCCCGGCGACCAAACTGGTGATCGTGGGGTCCGGACCGGCGAAGGAGTCCCTCCAACAGAAGCTTCCCGGCGCGCATTTCGCGGGATTCGAGTCCGGGGATGCACTCGCGCGGATGATGGCGTCGTTCGACCTCTTTGTGCATCCGGGCGAATCGGAGACGTTCTGCCAGACCATTCAGGAGGCTATGGCGTCGGGAGTTCCGGTGGTTGCGGTAGCCCGCGGCGGTCCGCTGGACCTGGTTGATTCCTCCCGGACCGGGTGGCTGTACCCGCCGGGTGAGCTGGACCAGCTCCACGCCGGCGTGATGGACCTCCTTGGGGATGACACGAAACGCCGGGCTTTCGGGCGTGCGGCGTATTCCGCGGTGCAGGGCCGCACCTGGCCAGTGTTGTGTGAGCAGCTCATGTCCTACTACGCAGAGGCGATCGAGGTTCAGCGCCGGGTACCGGTCAATCGCAGGGGCTTCACCCCGGTGCGCTGA
- a CDS encoding cell division protein PerM has product MKLPTKPRALPMPLWLQGAFELGQAAVISALIVLIPLGAVWLTGGFGGRDALGTLQLGAQAWLVLHGAPLELALPDGGTGLLWAVPLALTLIPFLLAWSAGRRLARASYTDQLWQALLGALAVYALVGFGASYLADDGATSAPLVAGACVPLIAAGAGMIIGAFREAGSWGRLIGVDLVEWIAATSQHSRWAGSYVWSAIRAAFLSVLSALGLSALLLAVTLAIHWAAIATIYERLDAGIVGGAVVTISQLGFIPNLAVWTLAWSSGAGFALGTGSSISPLATTAGPLPALPILGAVPSGQLEYGMAALTLPVVAGILAGWWLFREGENHFDEWLQLKVEARWFTATASTITLGLFVGALAGAGTAVVAFLSRASVGVGRFVEIGPDPLWTALFVAAEVGVGVVVGYAVSPLLERESR; this is encoded by the coding sequence ATGAAACTTCCCACCAAGCCCCGAGCGCTGCCGATGCCCCTGTGGCTGCAGGGCGCCTTTGAACTGGGACAGGCTGCGGTGATCTCCGCGCTGATCGTCCTAATTCCCCTCGGCGCGGTGTGGCTGACGGGCGGTTTTGGCGGTCGCGACGCGCTCGGAACACTTCAACTCGGCGCGCAGGCCTGGCTGGTGTTGCATGGCGCCCCCCTTGAGCTTGCACTACCCGACGGCGGGACAGGCCTGCTCTGGGCAGTTCCCCTTGCGTTGACGCTCATCCCGTTCCTGCTCGCCTGGAGCGCAGGGCGGCGGCTGGCGCGCGCCTCCTACACCGACCAACTGTGGCAGGCGCTGCTCGGTGCGCTCGCGGTGTATGCCCTGGTCGGTTTTGGGGCCTCCTACCTGGCCGACGACGGCGCCACCTCCGCTCCTCTTGTGGCCGGTGCCTGCGTACCGCTCATCGCAGCCGGTGCGGGCATGATTATCGGCGCGTTCCGCGAGGCCGGGTCCTGGGGGCGCCTGATCGGTGTGGACCTCGTGGAGTGGATCGCCGCCACCAGCCAACACTCCCGATGGGCGGGATCCTACGTGTGGTCCGCAATACGCGCTGCGTTCCTGTCGGTTCTTTCTGCGCTCGGGCTGTCGGCGCTGCTGCTCGCCGTGACGCTCGCAATTCACTGGGCAGCCATCGCCACCATCTACGAGCGGCTCGACGCCGGGATAGTGGGCGGCGCCGTCGTCACCATCAGCCAGCTCGGCTTCATCCCCAACCTCGCGGTCTGGACCCTCGCCTGGTCCTCGGGCGCCGGGTTCGCCCTCGGAACCGGGAGCTCCATCAGCCCGCTGGCAACCACAGCAGGGCCGCTGCCGGCGCTGCCCATCCTCGGCGCGGTGCCCTCTGGACAGCTCGAGTACGGGATGGCCGCCCTCACACTGCCGGTCGTCGCGGGCATTCTGGCCGGCTGGTGGCTTTTCCGTGAGGGGGAGAACCACTTCGACGAGTGGCTGCAGCTGAAAGTGGAAGCCCGCTGGTTCACCGCCACGGCATCAACCATCACGCTCGGGCTGTTCGTCGGCGCGCTGGCGGGAGCGGGCACGGCGGTCGTCGCGTTCCTCTCCCGTGCGTCGGTCGGGGTCGGCCGGTTCGTCGAAATCGGCCCCGATCCCTTGTGGACCGCACTGTTTGTGGCAGCGGAAGTGGGCGTCGGCGTCGTCGTCGGCTACGCAGTCAGCCCGCTGCTGGAGCGGGAATCGCGGTAG
- a CDS encoding phosphodiesterase translates to MNFRTAEHPRPQHFILHMSDTHLVGGPEPLYGSVDSEARLRQIFADLEASGSRPEAIVFTGDLADKGEAEAYVKLRNIVEPAAHKLGAEVIWAMGNHDDRATLRSELLSEPADTAPLDRSYLINGLRIITLDSTVPGHHYGEISHEQLVWLANELLTPAPYGTILALHHPPVPSIQDLSVLVELRDQSRLADIVRGTDVRAILAGHLHYSTNALFAGIPVSVASATCYTQDLTYDDGGTRGRDGAQAYNLVHVYEDTVVHSVVPIGTHTAVGETVPREETRRRLEAAGVQIAEATPARTLTGV, encoded by the coding sequence ATGAACTTCCGGACGGCCGAGCACCCACGGCCGCAACATTTCATCCTGCACATGAGCGACACCCACCTGGTGGGTGGCCCGGAACCCCTTTACGGTTCGGTGGACAGCGAGGCGCGGCTACGCCAGATCTTCGCCGATCTGGAGGCGTCCGGATCCCGGCCGGAGGCGATCGTCTTCACTGGAGACCTCGCCGACAAGGGCGAGGCAGAGGCCTACGTGAAGCTGCGCAATATCGTCGAACCCGCTGCCCACAAGCTGGGCGCCGAGGTCATTTGGGCCATGGGCAACCACGACGACCGCGCCACCCTGCGCAGCGAACTGCTCAGCGAGCCCGCCGACACCGCCCCGCTTGACCGCAGCTATCTGATCAACGGACTGCGGATCATCACCCTGGACTCCACGGTGCCGGGCCACCACTACGGCGAGATCAGCCACGAGCAGCTCGTCTGGCTGGCCAACGAACTCCTCACCCCGGCTCCCTATGGCACCATCCTCGCCCTTCACCACCCCCCGGTTCCCTCCATTCAGGACCTTTCGGTCCTCGTGGAACTCCGCGACCAGAGCCGGCTTGCCGACATCGTGCGCGGCACGGACGTCCGCGCCATCCTGGCCGGGCACCTGCACTACTCAACCAACGCGCTGTTCGCGGGCATCCCGGTGTCGGTCGCGTCCGCCACCTGCTACACCCAGGACCTCACTTACGACGACGGCGGCACGCGCGGCCGCGACGGAGCTCAGGCTTACAACCTGGTCCACGTGTACGAGGACACGGTGGTGCACTCGGTAGTGCCTATCGGCACCCATACCGCGGTGGGCGAGACCGTTCCGCGCGAGGAGACCCGCAGGCGCCTGGAGGCAGCCGGAGTCCAGATCGCCGAGGCGACACCTGCCAGAACGCTCACCGGCGTGTGA
- a CDS encoding stealth family protein produces the protein MVEDLLFIREALERTGIEYLLVRGNDERPVVAVDLKHRERLRAVLVEACRNEPFYSRTVDTKRRTTLLVADGALSPSEKARIFRLFRPRIEPIGGLTFGPSAGVQIELWSLDGDGIELPMENSLTRRTLPSNEVVRGSVTRHGLVWPTIDNMFADHATDIDFEIDLVFTWVDGSSPEYLAARAARMKNVVVGEGDDHEARYRQIDELKYALRSVYMFAPWIRRIFIATDSARPEWLADHPSVTLVPSVEHFKDPSVLPTYNSQAVECQLHHIPDLSEHFLYSNDDMFFGRPVGPDMFFSPGGVTKFIQADTRIGLGENDAERSGFENAARVNRRLLHKRFGRITTRHLEHTAAPLRKSVMEEMENEFVEEFAATAASKFRAKDNISVTNSLYHYYALLTGRAVTQESARVKYIDTTMRSGLRKLHKLLDKRNMDLFCLNDGSFPEIPAEERARAVTDFLEKYFPVKAPWEK, from the coding sequence ATGGTGGAGGACCTGTTGTTCATCCGCGAGGCGCTCGAGCGCACCGGCATCGAATATCTGCTGGTGCGCGGCAATGATGAGCGACCCGTCGTCGCCGTCGACCTGAAGCACCGCGAACGGCTGCGGGCGGTGCTCGTCGAGGCCTGCCGTAACGAACCGTTCTACTCGCGCACAGTGGACACCAAGCGGCGTACCACCCTGCTGGTAGCGGACGGCGCCCTCTCCCCCAGCGAGAAGGCGCGAATCTTCCGGTTGTTCCGTCCCCGCATCGAGCCGATCGGCGGGCTGACGTTCGGGCCCTCGGCCGGTGTGCAGATCGAGCTGTGGTCCCTGGACGGGGACGGCATCGAGCTCCCGATGGAGAACTCACTCACTAGGCGCACCCTGCCGTCGAATGAAGTGGTGCGCGGCTCGGTCACCCGCCATGGCCTGGTCTGGCCGACCATCGACAACATGTTCGCGGACCACGCTACGGACATCGACTTCGAGATCGACCTCGTCTTCACCTGGGTCGACGGCAGCTCGCCCGAGTACCTCGCGGCCCGCGCCGCCCGGATGAAGAACGTCGTTGTGGGTGAGGGAGATGACCACGAGGCCCGCTATCGCCAGATCGATGAGCTGAAGTACGCGCTGCGCTCGGTTTACATGTTCGCTCCGTGGATCCGCCGCATCTTCATCGCCACGGATTCAGCGCGTCCCGAGTGGCTCGCGGACCACCCGTCGGTCACTCTGGTCCCTTCCGTGGAGCACTTCAAGGATCCGTCCGTGCTGCCGACCTACAATTCGCAGGCCGTCGAGTGTCAACTGCACCATATTCCGGATCTGTCCGAGCACTTTCTCTACTCGAATGACGACATGTTCTTTGGCCGCCCGGTGGGGCCGGACATGTTCTTCTCCCCCGGAGGAGTCACCAAGTTCATCCAGGCGGACACGCGCATCGGCCTGGGTGAGAATGATGCCGAACGCAGCGGCTTCGAGAACGCGGCACGCGTGAACCGACGGCTCCTTCACAAGCGCTTCGGCCGCATCACCACCCGGCATCTGGAGCACACCGCGGCGCCGCTGCGCAAGAGCGTCATGGAGGAGATGGAGAACGAGTTCGTGGAGGAGTTTGCGGCCACCGCCGCCTCGAAGTTCCGTGCGAAGGACAACATTTCGGTCACCAACTCGCTGTACCACTACTACGCGCTGCTGACGGGCCGTGCGGTGACGCAGGAATCAGCGAGGGTGAAGTACATCGACACCACCATGCGCTCCGGACTGCGCAAGCTCCACAAGCTGCTGGACAAGCGCAACATGGACCTGTTCTGCCTCAATGACGGCAGCTTCCCCGAGATTCCGGCGGAAGAACGCGCCCGCGCAGTGACTGACTTCCTCGAGAAGTACTTCCCGGTCAAGGCTCCCTGGGAAAAGTAG
- a CDS encoding PIG-L deacetylase family protein has protein sequence MTLEPFPTDWQRALVLMAHPDDPEYGTSAAVAEWIAQGKEVRYVLATRGEAGIAGLPPQESGPLREGEQRAACDRVGVDVLEFLDYPDGRLTESLDLRRNLAAAIRTHRPDGIVTLNHGDTWGPGRWNSEDHRALGRSVLNAVADAANEWIFPDLGGPRHQVTWTAILSMNPTHAMQVSEESVEKAILSLAAHSRYLQALDSRPVEEQATEQVRWATSRNSGDDGRSAVGFELYGL, from the coding sequence GTGACGCTGGAACCGTTCCCGACCGACTGGCAGCGTGCGCTGGTACTGATGGCGCACCCGGATGACCCTGAGTACGGCACCTCCGCTGCGGTGGCCGAATGGATCGCACAGGGCAAGGAGGTCCGCTACGTGCTGGCAACGCGCGGTGAAGCCGGGATCGCCGGTCTTCCGCCGCAAGAGAGCGGCCCGCTGCGCGAGGGTGAACAGCGCGCGGCATGCGACCGGGTCGGCGTCGACGTGCTGGAATTCCTCGATTACCCGGACGGCCGCCTGACCGAGTCGCTCGACCTTCGCCGCAACCTGGCGGCAGCAATCCGCACACACCGGCCCGACGGCATCGTCACCCTCAATCACGGTGACACCTGGGGTCCGGGAAGGTGGAACTCCGAGGATCATCGGGCACTCGGCCGGTCAGTACTCAATGCGGTCGCTGACGCCGCCAACGAATGGATCTTCCCCGACCTTGGAGGCCCGCGCCATCAGGTCACGTGGACGGCGATCCTGAGCATGAATCCGACGCACGCCATGCAGGTCAGCGAGGAGAGCGTCGAAAAGGCGATTCTGTCCCTCGCGGCGCACTCGCGATACCTGCAGGCCCTGGACAGCAGGCCGGTGGAGGAGCAGGCAACCGAACAGGTCCGCTGGGCCACCAGCCGGAACTCCGGTGACGATGGCAGGTCTGCGGTCGGGTTCGAGCTGTACGGGCTCTAG
- a CDS encoding MSMEG_6728 family protein: MQTFLPYPDFAASAAVLDQARLGKQRVETLQILRALVLPDYGWRSHPVTRMWMGYVPALTVYGLAMVREWVSRGHADSTAPLISEFAPDSAAAFEAGTGPEPAMPPWLGKPVIHVSHQSNLIQKAPEFYRERFPGAPEELPYSWPEPELELIPVEPIGERLWIWHGPLDTVDGDALLLPGHPPAGRAVPKWSRQYAAFTELAREGDAAAVVMEGGARLQRGTLGPLTIDQEDNDDGAPATARRPISLTGWLRRSDFEYPALLQDPRRFYAVEAAQV, encoded by the coding sequence ATGCAGACGTTCCTGCCCTATCCCGACTTCGCAGCCAGCGCCGCGGTGCTGGACCAGGCTCGGCTCGGCAAGCAGCGGGTCGAGACCCTGCAGATCCTGCGCGCCCTGGTTCTACCTGACTACGGCTGGCGCAGCCACCCGGTCACGCGGATGTGGATGGGTTACGTGCCGGCACTCACCGTGTACGGCCTGGCGATGGTCCGCGAATGGGTTTCGCGCGGGCACGCGGACAGCACTGCGCCGCTGATCAGCGAGTTCGCCCCTGATTCCGCCGCAGCATTCGAAGCCGGCACCGGGCCGGAACCCGCAATGCCGCCGTGGCTGGGCAAGCCGGTAATCCACGTCAGCCACCAGTCCAACCTCATCCAGAAGGCGCCCGAGTTCTACCGTGAGCGCTTCCCGGGCGCGCCGGAGGAGCTGCCGTACTCCTGGCCGGAGCCGGAACTGGAACTCATACCGGTCGAGCCGATCGGCGAGCGCCTCTGGATCTGGCACGGTCCGCTCGACACCGTGGACGGCGACGCGCTCCTCCTTCCCGGTCACCCGCCGGCCGGGCGGGCTGTGCCCAAGTGGTCCCGTCAGTACGCCGCTTTCACTGAGCTCGCGCGCGAAGGTGATGCCGCCGCCGTCGTGATGGAGGGTGGTGCGCGGCTGCAGCGGGGCACGCTGGGCCCCTTGACGATTGACCAGGAAGACAACGACGACGGTGCGCCGGCCACCGCGCGGCGCCCCATCTCCCTGACGGGCTGGCTGAGGCGCAGCGACTTCGAGTATCCGGCGCTGCTGCAGGACCCGCGGCGGTTCTACGCGGTGGAAGCGGCGCAGGTCTAG
- a CDS encoding ferritin, whose product MADKSFMGLLSRQIGNEFAASQQYLATAVWFDGQDLPRLAAHFYRQSLEERNHALMMVQYMLDRGHDVQIPGVDPVRNDFTSVVEPIALALSQEKQVTADIEAMFAQARAQTDALGEQFMLWFLKEQVEEVASMSTLLAIVERADNLFDVENFLARETVGDSGHDPNMPPTAGGAL is encoded by the coding sequence ATGGCGGACAAAAGCTTTATGGGCCTGTTGAGTCGGCAGATCGGAAACGAGTTCGCGGCCTCGCAGCAGTATCTGGCCACGGCTGTGTGGTTCGACGGCCAGGATCTGCCGCGCCTCGCGGCCCACTTCTACAGGCAGTCGCTGGAAGAGCGGAACCACGCTCTGATGATGGTTCAGTACATGCTCGATCGTGGTCACGACGTGCAGATTCCCGGCGTTGATCCGGTGCGGAATGACTTCACGTCCGTCGTCGAGCCGATTGCCCTGGCGCTGTCGCAGGAGAAGCAGGTCACCGCCGATATCGAGGCGATGTTTGCCCAGGCCCGGGCGCAGACCGACGCGCTCGGAGAGCAGTTCATGCTCTGGTTCCTCAAGGAGCAGGTGGAGGAGGTCGCATCCATGTCCACGCTCCTGGCCATCGTGGAACGCGCAGATAACCTGTTTGACGTCGAGAACTTCCTGGCGCGCGAAACCGTCGGTGATTCCGGCCACGATCCCAACATGCCGCCCACGGCAGGCGGCGCACTGTGA
- a CDS encoding DUF1684 domain-containing protein, which translates to MTLAATALNTADWRREVFALYAEVREAAAAGSPALAHAHWRTGRDRLFAGHPASPLPPSARQNFAGLNIAPYNSAFRFEAEIDDDGAGQLMEVPTGTDGVVPFERLGTVALDGGASDGVGRLALWRLKSYGGGLFLPLRDGSSGVDGGSYGGGRYVLDTIKGAHLGERDGRLIVDLNFAYNPSCAYDEEWACPLPGPDNRLDVALPVGELYTAY; encoded by the coding sequence ATGACCCTTGCAGCGACGGCACTGAACACCGCGGACTGGCGTCGGGAGGTCTTCGCGCTGTATGCCGAAGTCCGCGAGGCGGCGGCCGCCGGCTCCCCCGCGCTGGCCCATGCCCACTGGCGAACTGGGCGCGACAGGCTCTTTGCCGGTCATCCGGCGTCGCCCCTTCCGCCGTCGGCGCGGCAGAACTTCGCCGGCCTGAACATCGCACCGTATAACTCCGCCTTCCGTTTCGAAGCTGAAATCGACGACGACGGCGCCGGCCAGCTGATGGAGGTTCCCACCGGCACGGACGGGGTGGTCCCGTTCGAGCGGCTGGGCACTGTTGCGCTTGACGGCGGGGCGTCCGACGGCGTCGGCCGCCTCGCGCTGTGGCGGCTGAAGTCCTATGGCGGCGGGCTCTTCCTCCCGTTGAGGGACGGATCGTCCGGCGTGGATGGCGGGAGCTACGGCGGAGGACGGTACGTGCTGGACACCATCAAGGGTGCGCACCTCGGCGAGCGCGACGGCCGGCTGATCGTTGACCTGAACTTCGCCTACAACCCCTCCTGCGCGTATGACGAGGAATGGGCGTGCCCGCTGCCGGGACCGGACAACCGGCTGGACGTCGCGCTGCCGGTCGGCGAGTTGTACACCGCCTACTGA
- a CDS encoding sulfite exporter TauE/SafE family protein, whose product MTIALSILVLGLIVMGAVAQRIAGLGFALLVSPFLVLILGPHEGVLLVNICGVVSSTLIVPRVWKDIDWQMFRWLAIPAVFGSVAGSFAAVGLPSAPLAVTVGAVVLAGLTASLLLQRSSVVVTGNRSKAVAGLAAGLTNSMAGVGGPAVSAYALLSRWPQRPFAATLQPFFAVIGSVTVIVKLLIDPGQVPPLETWMWVLIPISIILGIFAGERLSRYIHDRHARFAVIVIAFLGAATALITGIADLLA is encoded by the coding sequence GTGACAATCGCGCTATCCATCCTCGTCCTCGGCCTCATTGTGATGGGCGCCGTTGCCCAGCGGATTGCCGGACTGGGGTTCGCGCTGCTCGTTTCACCGTTCCTGGTGCTGATCCTCGGTCCGCACGAAGGTGTGCTCCTGGTCAACATCTGCGGCGTGGTGTCCTCCACACTCATCGTTCCCCGGGTGTGGAAGGACATCGACTGGCAAATGTTCCGGTGGCTGGCCATTCCCGCGGTGTTCGGCTCGGTTGCCGGCTCCTTCGCTGCAGTGGGGTTGCCCAGTGCACCGCTGGCGGTGACAGTAGGCGCCGTCGTACTGGCAGGACTGACTGCCTCACTGCTGCTGCAGCGCTCGTCCGTGGTGGTCACAGGGAACCGCTCCAAAGCGGTGGCAGGGCTCGCAGCCGGCCTGACCAACTCCATGGCAGGTGTCGGAGGGCCGGCGGTCAGTGCGTACGCGTTGCTCTCCCGGTGGCCGCAGCGCCCGTTCGCCGCCACGCTGCAACCGTTCTTCGCCGTCATCGGATCCGTCACGGTGATCGTCAAGCTCCTCATCGACCCCGGACAGGTGCCGCCGCTGGAGACGTGGATGTGGGTCCTCATCCCAATCTCGATCATCCTCGGCATTTTCGCGGGGGAGCGGCTCTCCCGGTACATCCACGACCGCCACGCCCGCTTCGCCGTCATCGTCATCGCCTTCCTCGGTGCGGCAACAGCCCTCATCACGGGCATCGCGGACCTGCTCGCCTGA